The following DNA comes from Candidatus Stoquefichus sp. SB1.
CTTTTCCCAAATAGGCACATCAGCATTGTTCATTCTATAAATCCCCCTTTCAAAAATGGGTAAAAGGTTAATAGTGAAAAGGGGCTGTGATCGGACGGTTATTAGCATAACCTCATGGGAATTTCACCCCGGCATGGTTCTCATGCAGCCCTACCCATTGCCTGCGACGCTCTTAACGCTCGGACTGTGGCTGTAAGGAAGTATCATTGTATATTCTGCGTGTCGTTGCCCGCAAACCGCTACACTTGCTTTCCGGCGCGGTGTTGGTCGCTCGGCTGTCCGGGCGGTGATAACCTCGCCCGGATAGCGTCATGGCGCACCCGCCGTATGGCTCGACGCAAAAGGAACGTATCCGATTTGCCCTATGCTGCGCCGCCGTTATCTTGCGCCGCTTTCTTTTTCAAGGTTCAAAATGGCTGTGCTACCCGCGTCAACAGCGGAACGGAAAAGGGGGTGAGAGAAAGCGTCCCGCCGCCGTTGCGGTTATTCCTCTGTCCTAAAGGTGAGGACAGCCATCATCAGTTTTGCTTGCAGCCGTTCCCGAATGTCGTGGTCTACGCCGAAATAGACGTTCCCGCGCTCGTCGTACAGCTTCCGCATGGAGAGGCGGGCTATGTAGCCGCTAAAATGCTGCAAGACAATCTTCATGGCGTCCGGGTCACCCTTTGTCGCTGCCACAATGACAGGATAGGGAACAAGGGCATTTTCCGGGTAGCCGGGTTCGTTACCATTCGTCCCATTCATCAGCATTTTCCTCCAGATATTTTCTTAATTTCTCAAAAGAGCTTGTCCGCCTGTACTGTATCGTGCTTCTCGATGTATTGAACAACTTCGCAATCTCGGTGTCGTTCATTCCCTCGAAATAGTACAGGAGTACGGCTTTGCGCTTTTCTTCCGGCAAAGTACGGATTGCTTCAAGAAGCAGCTTCGGCGTGATTTTCTTCCCGGCTTTCTCAAAGACGGTTTCGGCGGTTTCCCGTTTGAAATATTCATCAAAGGTATGAAGCTGCCGCGCTTCGTCTAAGGGCAAATCGGAAAAGGTGACTTCCCTTGCCTTATGCCTGTGCAGCTCCCTGTGAGCGTCACACGCTTCATTGTGCAGCACCGTATTACAAAACTTCTGAAAAGCACATTGTTTGTAAAACTCCCTGCTATTAGGTTCCACATTCTCACCTCCTTTCTCGTTGGAAAGTTGGTGGTGCTTCCCCCTTTTCGCGGGGCAATACGGCGTTTTTGAAAAACGCCGAAGATTTTTTGAAATTTTTTCAAAAAATTTTTTGAGCAGCAAAATACGCCTGTCCGAAAAGCCCGGACAGGCGTATAGGTATTGTAAGCAGTATTTAGATGATTAGACAGTTCATAGTCAAGGGTAGAGAGGTTCCCGGCGGTGGTCGGGCTTTTTTTGATATGTCAATGACCGTCGGATTTTGTCGATAGGGTATGTGCTTCATGGCGGCTACCTCCTTTAGCCGCCGCTTTTAACAGTGATACCGCGTCATTTCATTAGAAGATAAAAAGAAACGGCGGCTTTGATTTTTCAAAGCTGCTGCGGAAATCAAAGAACGACAAGCAACATTTCTGATTTTGCTCCAATATGGTTATTAGGGGCACAAATTAAAATCAAAAAAGAGCCGATAACAGCAGTATTTCAAACTGCATATTATCGGCTCTGCGTCTGTGCGTCTGGCTCTTTTAATTAAATTATTTCTGTTGTTTTTTGGCTTTATTATATGTATTAGCTAACTGTCCACAAGCTGCTTTAATCTCTCTACCATGAGAAACTCTCATGGTAACTTCAAGTCCTGTTTGCTCTAATTGATGTTTGAACGCAACCATTTCTTGTTTTTGTGGTGCTCTAATTTTTGAATTACTCGTCGGGTTGTATTGCAGCACGTTAATCATAACATTTTTGCCCTTAAACCATTTTGCAAGTTGCCTTATATCTGAGGAACGGTCATTTATACCTGGTAAAAGCAAATACGCAAATACCACTTTTCGATTATGCCTTTGAGAATAGGACAATGCTTGCTTAACAACATCTTCAATAGCGTACATGTGCATATGAGGAATGATACAGTTTCTCGCAGCCTGTGTTGCTGCATGTAAAGATATTGTCAACTGAATTTTTAGATGTTCTTCGCGCAATTTTTTTAATTGATTAACTGGACCAACTGTTGATACGGTAATGCCGTCGGTTGGAAAGTTAAGTCCATTTCTATCTCGAAGAATATGGATTGCTGCAATCAAGTTGTCGTAATTGAATAAAGGTTCTCCCATTCCCATAAAAACGATACGATTTACTTTTTGACGTATCAATACAACCTGCTGCACAATTTCAGACGGTGTTAGATTACGAACAAAACCATTGCGTCCGGACTCACAAAAAATACAGCCAACAGAACAACCAACTTGCGTACTTACGCAAACAGTCCCACCATCTCGCCGTTTAATAAAAACCGTTTCAATATACCTGTTATCTTTCAATTCATAAACATACTTTTCAGTATCGCTACTTTTATAGACTTTTTTTGTTGATATTGATAGATTTTCTTTGTGAAATGGCTGTTTATACAATTCCGTATATAAGGCTCTTGCTTTATCCTCTCCAATTACTTCCGACATTTCTTTGTAAGTAAATCCGTATGGGTCATTCAATATTTCCGTAGGTGTACTTTTAGGTAAGTGTTTCATTTAAATATCCTTCCTTTTCAAAATTAAAAAGTTTGTTTTTCAGAGTTTTTGATTATGATTTCTAGTTTTTCAACATCAACGATATGCGTTAATTTACATTTAGGGCAGAAAAGAGGAAAATTTCTTAATACCGTATTATAAAATACTTGAACCCTCGTCTTTCCGTTACAAATTGGACATTTTATCCAATATTTTTCAAGCATAATATTTCTCCTTTTGCACAAAAAAATGCAGGTCAATTCTCAACATGAGCATTGACCTGCATTTATACATATAATACTACAACAAAATTAAGGCATAGTTTTTATACTATGTCTATACGTCGTTAGTTTTGTTGTATAGCATACGCAAAATAAGCATGACAAAAAAGCCCATATTGAAAATGGGAAAAATCTTTTTTGATTTCAATGCTTATCGAATACGCATGCTATGTAACATAAACATTCCCCCCTTTTATATAATATTATATACAAAAGCAGCTTGTTGTCAACATATATATATATGAATTATTTTGGCTAACTGATAGAACTATGTAGACATATCCAAGAAGAAAGGGGAACAGTAAAATGTAAGAGGGTGAATAACTATGGCAAAAAGACCAGTACCAAAATACGACTTCAAGGCTTTTGGGGCAGCGATAAAGGCAGCGCGTGAAGGACGCAAGGAAAGCCGCAAGAAAGTAGGCGACGAAATGTTTATCTCGCCGCGCTACCTTGCGAACATTGAGAACAAGGGGCAGCACCCAAGTTTACAGATATTCTTTGAGCTGATACAGCGTTACCATATATCCGTAGACCAATTCCTGTTAGACACGCCCGCTGCAAAGGACACAAAGCGGCGGCAGCTTGACGCGCTCCTTGACGGTATGAGCGATACAGGCATACGGATTGTGACCGCAACGGCAAAAGAGATTTCCGAAGTCGAAAAAGAGGGCGAATAGGAATGTCCGGCTTAAAACTGAACAGGATTTAGAGAGCGTTGTAATCTTTTTTGAGATTGCAGCGTTTTTCTTTTGCGGAAGTTTGGCAAAATCGCTTTTTCTCCGTAGTAGGGGATAAGAGCCTAAAGGATAAAAACATTCGTAGCAAGCATAGGAAGCGGGTACCCACTTCCGTATTTTCCCCCTCCCGCGCTGCGGCGCGTCGGTTGAAAATTGCTTGTTGGGAAGTGTCCCAAACCCTCGGAACGGAAAGGAAAGGAGCGAATACATGGACGGACGCAAAAGGACGGTACAAATCAAATTCAGAGTGACGGAAGCGGAACGGGATTTAATACTGGAAAAAATGAAGCTCGTACCCACCCGGAACATGGCGGCGTATCTGCGGAAGATTGCCATTGACGGATATATCATTCAGATAGACCACGCCGACATAAAGGCTATGACCGCAGAGATACAAAAAATCGGTGTCAACGTCAACCAGATAGCACGCCGCGTAAACGCGACGGGGAACGCATACCAAGAGGACATAGAGGAAATAAAGGGGGTGCTTGCGGAGATATGGCGGTTACAAAGATTAAGCCTATTAAAAGCACTCTAAGCAAAGCCCTTGACTATATCGAAAACCCGGACAAGACGGACGGAAAAATGCTTGTGTCCTCTTTCGGCTGCTCCTATGAAACGGCAGATATTGAGTTTGAATATACATTGTCCCAAGCACTCCAAAAGGGGAACAATTTAGCCTTTCATCTGATACAGTCCTTTGAGCCGGGGGAAGTGGATTATCAGAAAGCCCATGAAATCGGAAAGCAGCTTGCCGACGCGGTAACAAAGGGGCAACATGAGTATGTTGTGACGACGCACATTGACAAGGGGCATATCCATAACCACATTATTTTCTGCGCGGTGAACTTCGTAGACCACCACAAATACAATTCCAACAAAAGGAGCTATTACGGTATACGGAACATGAGCGACAAGCTGTGCCGGGACAATGGGCTTTCCGTGGTCGTCCCCGGCAAGGGCAGCAAGGGAAAGAGCTATGCAGAATATCAAGCGGAGAAAACGGGGACAAGCTGGAAAGGCAAGCTAAAGATCGCCGTGGACGCGCTCATTCCCCAAGTTTCCAGCTTTGAGGAACTATTGCAGCGGTTACAGGCGGCAGGATATGAGATCAAGCCCGGAAAATATATCTCATGCCGCGCACCGGGGCAGGAACGGTTTACCCGTCTGAAAACCCTCGGCACGGACTATACGGAGGAAGCCATAAAAGAACGGATAGCGGGCAAGCGTACCCGTGCCGCCAAAGCTCCAAAGGCAGAGCGCAAGGGCGTTAATCTTCTCATTGATATTGAGCACAGTATCAAAGCACAACAAAGCCGAGGCTATGAACAGTGGGCGAAAATCCACAATCTGAAACAGGCGGCAAAGACTATGAATTTCCTTACGGAAAATAAGATTGAGCAGTACGCCGATCTGCTCACCCGGATAGAGGAAATCACCACGGCAAGCGAACAGGCAGGGGACAGCCTAAAGGAAGTGGAAAAGCGTCTATCAGATATGGCATTGCTCATTAAGAATGTCACTACCTACCAAAAGACAAAGCCCCTCTATGAAGCCTACCGCAAAGCCCGGAACAAAGAGAAGTACCGGGCAGAGCATGAACGGGGTATTATCCTCCATGAAGCGGCGGCAAAGGCACTAAAGGCGGCGCAGATCGGCGGCAAGCTCCCCAGCGTCCCCGTCCTCCAAGCGGAATATGAAAAGCTGCAAGGACAGAAAGAAAGCCTTTATGCCGATTATGGCAAGCTGAAAAAACAGGTGCAGGAATATGATGTTATCAAACGGAACATAGACAGTATTTTACAGACAGAGAAGCAGCCGGAGCGGGAAAGGCAGACAGAGCGCGGATAAGGACACAAAAAAATAGCCGGGACGCGGTAGCTGTCAGATAGCCACCGCGCCCCGGTTTTCTCATGGGTGCAGAGATTGGATTGTTACGCAATAGAACCGCATTTCCGGGGGTAAAGGTATAAATCCCTTGCCGTCTTATTTCCCCGCCCGGAAAGCCGCATAAATCAAGGCTTATTTTGCCCCTATCGCGTCACATTCGCCCGCATTTTCCTCATACGCTCGGCGGTCTGTCTGCGGGTGATACGCTTCCGGCAGTCCGGGCAGTAGACAGCCCGGTTAGAGCTAGAAACAAAGGGCGCACCGCACACGCTACACCGCCTCATATCCTCCGTATGGCAAAGCTCGGCGTACAGCTCCTTATCTGCGGGCAGTACCGCAATGCGGAACCATTTACAGAGCAGGGAATAGGAAATGAGCTGCGGGCATACGCACTCGTCCCCGTCGTCAAGCAAGATACAGTTCCCATTATCGCAGTTACAGCACGTCCGGCGCACAAGGGTATTGACTTTCCGGCTTTGGGGCGGCGTAAGCCGCTTAATGTCGCTCATACCTCGTCGGCGGGGTAAAGGGCAAGCCCCGCAAACTCCGCTTCGGTCATGCGCCCCACTTTGGCAAGGGTACGGGCGGCAAAGTCCCGCATTTCCCCCTCCATAAAGGGCAGCGCGGCGTTCATAGCCACTACAAGCCCCTCCTTGCTGCCTGTCATGTAGATACTCAAAAGGTTGGTTTCCTCAACCGTGAAATTGTTATATTTGTTCATGCTCATACCTCCAATCCGTGATCTTTCTTTTTTGCCGCCGCCTTTTTCGAGACGGTTCTCTTTTTATCCTGTGCAAGCTGCGCCCGGACAGAGGGGCGGGGCTTCCTTACCTCCTTGTCCCGGTTCTCGTCCTTACCGATCAGTGCGTATGTACCGTAGCTGTTCTTGATCTGTGAGAAAGCAAGGGTCTTATAGGGCAGCATGGAGAAAAGGCGTTCCGTGTCCTTTGTGGACGCAAGCCGTTCAAAGGACGGGGACAGCTCCACCATGAAATGAGATTTATCCGGGCTGTTGGGGGCAGACAGCTTTTTCATGTCTGCCACAATGCGCCGCGCTTCATGCTCGATCATACCCTCATGCAATGCGGCGATATGTTCCTTTAAGTCCCCCGGTGTCAGCTTATCCCGGCTGTGCTTTTCTTCCCGTAACAGGGATTGCAGGGCTTCCGGGTCTTTCGGCTGTACTTCAAAATATTCAAACTTCCCAAGCTGGGGGTCGGGATAGCCATTAAAATGTTGCTCGGCTGGCTGCTCCCTCGTCCCATGCTCATAAACAAGCGTCACCGTCCCAGCGTCAACAGTATTGTCTTTGACGCGCTCATAGTGTTTTTCATAGTCCAGCTCATAGAGATTGCCCGTGATCTTCCCGTCCTGTACCCCGGTCAGCTCCACGGCGTAAGCAAGGATAGGGTCGCGGGTCTGCTCCTTGTAGAAACGCCATGTATTATGCGGGGCGGTGTCGCTGATGAAAACGTCACGCTCCCGAAAGCAGTATGTCCCGGACGGGCGGGAAAGCCACAAGAGCGTTTTGTCAGCGGGGTTTTGGCTTGCCGCCTTTTCCGCAATGATCTTTTTGTCAATGTCAAAATCACTCTGATAAAATCCCGTGTTCTGCTTCATAATGGCTTCAAGGGAAGCGAACACGTCCACATTCTCAAATTTATTCAATTTCCCCATAATCAGCTCCTTTCCAAGTCCTGCGACTTGCTTCTTGCCTGTTTCCTCTGCGCTGCCCGTTCCTTGTCGGCTTTGAGCTGCGCCCGAATAGAGGGCTTCTTTTCGGTCTTTTTCCCCGGTTTCGTTTCCTTTCCCTGTTCCTTTTCCGCTTTCAGCGCGGCGGCATACTCGGCAAGGGAGATCTGTTCGCCGTTTCTTGCCTTTGCTTCCAGCTCGTCAGCGGTAGGGGTATTGTTGATGATACCGTCAAAATGGTTGTCGTTCTGCTCGATAGCGTCCTCGACGTGCTTTAGGGTGTCTGCCTTTTCCGGCTGCTCGGCGGCAACTGCAAACGCCTGTGTCCCGTTCCCCATAATGAGATATTTTCCGTCCTCCGACGTATGGTGAAGTCCATACCCGGCTTCCCTCATTTGTTCGGCGGTCATATCGGTTACAGAAAAGCTCCCCCGTGGCGTTCTGATCTGCTCCCCGGTCATGCGGGTGTCGGGGGTAAGCTGCGGTGTCTGCTCCTGTAAAAACTCCGGCACTTCCTTATAGCCGAAACTGTCAACGTAATGCGCGGTGTCCTCCCCGTTGTGATGAAGCACCACTATATCCGATACGGAAAGGCTGTGTCCCTTAAAATCTTTGGGGTGGTCGATATTGAAACGGGTATAAATATCTTCAAGGGAAGTCCTCGGCGTAAGCTCGGCGGTGTAGATCAGATTATAATTTGCCGCTTCCACGGAAAGCCCAGCCGCCTGCAGACGGTCGTAAGGCTCAAAATGATAGTCCCGCATACCGTCCCCGTCCTTTAACTGGTAAATGGAAAAGGTGTCTTTGTCCGGCTCTTTCCCGGTGGCGGTCGGCTCCGGCGTTCCCTGTCCCGGCTCGGCGGCGGGCTGTGCTTCCTGTGCCTTTGCATAAAGCTCTTTTACGTCGCCCTGTGTCAGTTCCCCGGTTTCCAGCTTCCCCAAAAGCTCCCGGCACTTTTCCGGGGTTCCCGTGTAGAGAATATCCCCCAGCTTTGCCATGCCGTTATCCTGCGCGACATACTCCTGCAAAATGTAGCTGTTTTCCGGGCTGTCACTGTACGGGTTCTGCCGCACCTTGTAAAAGGTTTCCGGCGTGACGGCGTTCCCCGGCTCCGCGCCCTGTGTTTCCTCCTGCGGCTGCTCCGGGACGGCTTCTTTCTGTGCGGCGGCTTCCCGCCTTGCCCGTTTCTGTAACTCGGTGGGGCTTTCCCCGTTAAGGGGCTGTATGCACTTGATACGGTCGGCGGCGTAGATCGCATTGTCGTTTAGCTGCCGCTGCCATGCTTCCGCGCTGGGCGCATAACGGAAGCCGTTCCCTTTTAATTCCTCCCGGATTTCCTTGTCCGGCTTTTCATCAAAGAAAATCTGCAAGCGGTTATCCGCTGTATTGGCTTCCACACGTCCCCCGTCAAACTCCCAGCCCACATATCCAAGCTCTTTCCTGCGGGTAAGGGCGGTAATGCGGTCTTTCAGCCTGTGGATTTCCGCGTTGTTGTTGGATAATTCATAGCTTTCAAAGGGTTTCGGGTTCCCCCGCCAGCTCCCGGACATGGACGCTTTCATTTTTTCAATCTGCTCCGGGGATAAATGGGGGCAGCCGTCAAGGGTCTTATGCTTGCGGTAGTAAGCGTTGACCGCTTTCATGGTTTCCTGCAAGGCTTCCAGCTTTGCAAGTTTGCTTTCCAGCTTAGAAACGGCGTTCGGGTCGTCGGCACTGATACCGCCCATGCCGGTACTGCGGATTTTGTCAAGCAAACCCTGTATCTCCCGGTATTCCTCCATGTTCTTATCTGCGGCGGCGTTCTGCTTCTCCTTTTTGCGGACAGGGAAGTTGCTTCCCCCGGCAATCATAATGGACGGGACGCGGGCGGTGATCTCATAGCCCTTATTCATGTTCGCCGCCAGCTTCCGGGCGTAAGCGTCAAGCAGCCCGTCAATCCTTTCATGGAAAGAGGGGTCAACGCGCTTTTTCTGCCTTGCAGCAAGCTCGGCGGCTTCGTCTACATAGTGGCGGTATTCTGCCGTTGCGCTTCCGGGCTTGTAATCGGAAAAACTGATTGCTTCCTTTGCGCGGCGGGCTGCGTTCTCATTGATCGGGTAGTATGTAACCTTTGTTTCCGTCTGCTCCGGCTGTTCTGCTGTATGGCTCTGCGGGTCGGCGGCTTTCTCCGTCTGCACTTCTTTCCGCTGTGCAAGCGTCTTTTCCGCACGCTCCCGGACTTCTTTGCTAATTGACAGCGAATACAGGTCAGAGGTTGAGGAAAAGCCTACGTTGTTAAAAACATAATCAACATCAGTTTCTTTCAATGCCCCCGCTGTAAAATAATCTTCCCTTGTGGGGTTCTCGCTCACTTTTCCGTCTGATATGGCATAATTCAGCCCCGTTTCTATGTGGGAACAGATTTTACCGTCAACGGCAAGCGTCACATAATACCAGCCCATGTGACCGCCGCTTTTCTCGTCCGTACCGTCGTTAAATTCCACATTGAGCAGGGTGTAGGGCTTCAAGCCTTTCTGTCCGGCAATCTCATTGTCTTTTGTTTCCCGCTTCCTAAGTGCGGAAATGGCGGCTTCCTTTGTTGCGGCTATGATCTCCGGGTTGTACCGTACCAGCGCGGCATTGACACATTCAGTCTGCACTTTTACGGTTTTCGCTTGCGGTGTCCTGTGGTTGCCGATAAACAGGGACGCGCCATTGTCAAACTTGATAGATATGTCGCTTGTACCGCGCCATTTCCCGGTACAGGGGGAAGTTTCTATTTTGCCCGACGTACTGCCGAAAGCCTGTGCGACAATCCCGATCTTATCCTGCAAGGGGAGATTTTCGTACTGTTTGGCGATCTCAACCGCTTTTTTCTGTAAATCTGTAAGGGGTTTGTCGGCGGTCTGTCCTGCCTGTTCCGGCGTGTCTGTTTTTTCAGAAACAGGGCTTTTCGGCTCCTGCGGCTCTGTGGTCTGTGCTGCTTCCGGCTCCGGGGCGGCGTAAGGTTCGTACCCGTTGGCAGCGTATTCCTCCACGGTCATTCCTGCGGCGGCTGCTTCCTGTGCGATTTCCTCCTTGACGTGTTCCTTGTAGGCGGCAAGCTCCACGTCAAAATCTCTAAGCTGGGGAACAGGCGGCAAGTTGTATTCGCCTTGATTGACAAGCCCCCTGCACTCGGCAACATAGGCTTGCATGGCGGTATGGTAGGCGGTTTCCGTAGAGGTAAGGCTCTCCCCGGCTTGCAGGGCTTCCGTAGAGATACGCTCCATTTCGGATAAATTACAGTGCAGTTTGAGATAGGGGATAAATTCATTCAGCAGCATTGCCCGGTGTTCCTTGTCGGCTTCCAGTGCTTCCTTGCCCTCGTTGTGCAAAAGGTAGTTTTCCCATTCTTTATCGTTCAGATAATAGGTGTGGTGCTGCTCGATATGCTCCACAAGGGAACCGTCCCCGTCGCCCAAGTCCTGCCGCCCCTCGTAGTGGTCGGCTATACCGTTCATCACATAATCAATGCGGAACGCCACTTTATCGTAACCGGGGCTTGCAAGATTCGCTTCGTCCAGCCCTGCGATAAGGGTATTGGCGCGGGATAGGGGGATTGTTTCGCCCTCCCGTAGCTGGGGGCTTTCGCTCCATTCGATTGTAACGGTCGGCTCTGCCGCAAGGTCGGGTGTCGGCTCTTTTTCTGCTTCCTGTGCTTTCGCAGCTTCCCGTTCTTTTTGCAGCTCTGCAAAATGCCCGTCAATGCTGTTGATGATCTCGGCGGCGGTGGCACGGATTGTTTCAAGGGACGTTTTCAGCTCCGCAAGCTCCCGCCCGCTGCTCCACCCGGCGACGTACCCAAAGGAATAGTCGGAAGTGTCAAGCCCGTAGTGCTGGCATACGGTATAGGCGATACTTTCCGCCTGAACTTCACGGGTGCGGCGGTCGGGTCTGTCCCCCTGTTCCTCCTGCGGGGCGTTAAGGTCAATGTCGTGCAACTTCGCGTGGGCGATCTCATGGATAGCGGTCTTTAGGTTCTGAAGCTCGCTCATGCCCTCGTCAATGGCAATGCGCTTTTCCTCCAAGTGGTAGTAGCCGTGGGCTGTCCCCTCGATCTTCTCAAAGCCCATAGGCACGGGAGAGGTCTTTTCCAGCGCGGCGAAAAAATCCTCGTACTGTTCCACGTCCCCGGTCAGCTCGTTTGCGCCAATGGCGGGAAGCTCCCGCCCCTCGGTCTGCGATACGTCAAAAACGGCGACGACTTTATAGGCGGGGATTTGGATTTCTTTTGTTTCCATGACGGGCTTCCCGTTGCTGTCTGTCACCGTCTTTCCCGTCTGCGGGTCTTTTTTCTCTACCTCCTGCCGGATTTTGTACGGCGACGGGGCAAGGATACGGATACCTTTTTCCCCGCGCATTACGTTCCGTCCAAAGTTATTTTTCCATGCGTTAAATCCAGCGATAAGGGAAGCGTCGGGCTTCTGCATGGCAATCAGCAGCGTATTGTTGAAGCTGTAATTATGGAACTTTGACATGACTTGCAGATATTCCTTGTAGCGTTCACTGTCAAATAAATCCGTGATACCCTGCTCTAAGCGGTCTGTGATCTCCTTGATCTTTTCAGCGGGCTTGTCGGCGGTGAGGATAATCGGGTTGACCGGGCGCGGCTGGGGCGGCGGTTCCTGCTGTGTCCCCGGCTGGGGTTCCTCCTGCTCCGGCGCGGCTTCGTCCTTTTCCAGTTTATCCGGGGTGGGGTGTTCCGGCTCCGGGAAGCTCATTACCTTGTATTCTTTCGGTATGTCATTTTCCCGCCCATTGTACCACTGTGAAAAGGTGTTGCCGTTGTTGTAGATATAGCCTTGATCGGTAAACTGTCCCCGGTCTTTCAGTACCGCGTCCCGCCCGTATTCCTCGTACTTGAAATATTTCTTTGCTTCTTCGGGCAGCTCCAATTCGTCCAGCTCGTCAATAAGGTAATAGCCATAGTCGGCTTCGGTTCGGACGGTGGGATAA
Coding sequences within:
- a CDS encoding YodL domain-containing protein, which encodes MSETFSILIDSRSRFETGQPGGEWLSMPTTTEQLHAAMKSVGITAENPQDFFINGFSNTEQYPFDVPLSVIQESTIDELNYLGKLLEMQGDEDRNKFTAAVTLGEHAGSVKDLINLAQNLDCYWIYPTVRTEADYGYYLIDELDELELPEEAKKYFKYEEYGRDAVLKDRGQFTDQGYIYNNGNTFSQWYNGRENDIPKEYKVMSFPEPEHPTPDKLEKDEAAPEQEEPQPGTQQEPPPQPRPVNPIILTADKPAEKIKEITDRLEQGITDLFDSERYKEYLQVMSKFHNYSFNNTLLIAMQKPDASLIAGFNAWKNNFGRNVMRGEKGIRILAPSPYKIRQEVEKKDPQTGKTVTDSNGKPVMETKEIQIPAYKVVAVFDVSQTEGRELPAIGANELTGDVEQYEDFFAALEKTSPVPMGFEKIEGTAHGYYHLEEKRIAIDEGMSELQNLKTAIHEIAHAKLHDIDLNAPQEEQGDRPDRRTREVQAESIAYTVCQHYGLDTSDYSFGYVAGWSSGRELAELKTSLETIRATAAEIINSIDGHFAELQKEREAAKAQEAEKEPTPDLAAEPTVTIEWSESPQLREGETIPLSRANTLIAGLDEANLASPGYDKVAFRIDYVMNGIADHYEGRQDLGDGDGSLVEHIEQHHTYYLNDKEWENYLLHNEGKEALEADKEHRAMLLNEFIPYLKLHCNLSEMERISTEALQAGESLTSTETAYHTAMQAYVAECRGLVNQGEYNLPPVPQLRDFDVELAAYKEHVKEEIAQEAAAAGMTVEEYAANGYEPYAAPEPEAAQTTEPQEPKSPVSEKTDTPEQAGQTADKPLTDLQKKAVEIAKQYENLPLQDKIGIVAQAFGSTSGKIETSPCTGKWRGTSDISIKFDNGASLFIGNHRTPQAKTVKVQTECVNAALVRYNPEIIAATKEAAISALRKRETKDNEIAGQKGLKPYTLLNVEFNDGTDEKSGGHMGWYYVTLAVDGKICSHIETGLNYAISDGKVSENPTREDYFTAGALKETDVDYVFNNVGFSSTSDLYSLSISKEVRERAEKTLAQRKEVQTEKAADPQSHTAEQPEQTETKVTYYPINENAARRAKEAISFSDYKPGSATAEYRHYVDEAAELAARQKKRVDPSFHERIDGLLDAYARKLAANMNKGYEITARVPSIMIAGGSNFPVRKKEKQNAAADKNMEEYREIQGLLDKIRSTGMGGISADDPNAVSKLESKLAKLEALQETMKAVNAYYRKHKTLDGCPHLSPEQIEKMKASMSGSWRGNPKPFESYELSNNNAEIHRLKDRITALTRRKELGYVGWEFDGGRVEANTADNRLQIFFDEKPDKEIREELKGNGFRYAPSAEAWQRQLNDNAIYAADRIKCIQPLNGESPTELQKRARREAAAQKEAVPEQPQEETQGAEPGNAVTPETFYKVRQNPYSDSPENSYILQEYVAQDNGMAKLGDILYTGTPEKCRELLGKLETGELTQGDVKELYAKAQEAQPAAEPGQGTPEPTATGKEPDKDTFSIYQLKDGDGMRDYHFEPYDRLQAAGLSVEAANYNLIYTAELTPRTSLEDIYTRFNIDHPKDFKGHSLSVSDIVVLHHNGEDTAHYVDSFGYKEVPEFLQEQTPQLTPDTRMTGEQIRTPRGSFSVTDMTAEQMREAGYGLHHTSEDGKYLIMGNGTQAFAVAAEQPEKADTLKHVEDAIEQNDNHFDGIINNTPTADELEAKARNGEQISLAEYAAALKAEKEQGKETKPGKKTEKKPSIRAQLKADKERAAQRKQARSKSQDLERS